In Myxococcus stipitatus, the following are encoded in one genomic region:
- a CDS encoding GAF domain-containing protein: MKVPESNLAAAADRMARTLERLAMAPSVRAVLEALLREAASALGASGAFLCWREDESAPRVLATPGLPDDATRACGERLLEGARDIDGALLPYVTVDLERDVLLGEARARLGAVSLVSLPLTSSVGEGVVGVLCGLQREGWAPQEEALQRFGLQARLAGLVLEREQAMDRARAEVGRAEVSRLGRFQAVTEAFGQTLTREEVAQVVLDLGLPAVGAAAGMVHLTAEGGSGSERFASVGLTEGVLEPLRALSRGGQGGAAPVWLETREAVRVRSARLSDAMVEGPLRALALLPLFVEGRAFGTLAFGFARETGFSALERASIIGLSRQCGQALERARLYEREHTARVEAEALGARLSLLADASALVSGSLGWEETVSGVARLALGHFADGCAVDSYEDGVVRRLAVLHADPEKAERVLELTSFPAEAGASSPLTRVLASGQPRMEKRRTRMTPGEGGVLPVWGDSTLIITPLVARQRTLGALTFVRDAERPPFGVEDLSLAEELARRAALAMDNARLFRAARAAEEESRRSAARLHVLVQVSQLIAEAGLDLPTVLDVLARKVSEALGGGCVLQLLAEDREQLELVAAHHPDPAARGVLESSLRMNPARVGEGLSGRVVATGQTLFVPRLSAEELLGDRSPEGITFLEHYGPQSLIIVPLGARGRVLGTLGVIREARGREYTAEERALLESLAARAALAIEDARLYGAATQAVKARDELLSVAGHELKSPLNALQLQIHLLARMAKDAMAASGLAERAEKAARAGQRLGLLIDDLLDVSRISAGRLSLNREDVDLASLTRELVSRMSEELVRAGSEVRLLADAEVVGRWDRLRLEQVLVNLLSNAAKYGAGRPVTVQVEPREAGAALLVRDQGIGVALEDQERIFERFERSESAQHFKGLGLGLWITKRIVEAHGGSIRVESQPGKGSTFTVELPLSGVPQA, from the coding sequence ATGAAGGTGCCCGAGAGCAACCTGGCGGCCGCGGCGGACCGCATGGCGCGGACCCTCGAGCGGCTGGCCATGGCGCCGTCCGTGCGGGCGGTGCTGGAGGCGCTGCTTCGCGAGGCGGCGTCGGCCCTCGGTGCGTCCGGAGCCTTCTTGTGTTGGCGAGAGGACGAAAGTGCCCCGCGAGTGCTCGCGACGCCCGGTCTGCCGGATGACGCCACCCGCGCGTGTGGCGAGCGCCTGCTGGAAGGAGCCCGGGACATCGATGGGGCGCTCCTGCCGTACGTGACGGTGGACCTGGAGCGCGACGTGCTCCTGGGAGAGGCGCGGGCGCGGCTGGGGGCGGTCTCATTGGTGTCGCTGCCGCTCACCTCCTCCGTGGGGGAAGGCGTCGTTGGCGTGTTGTGTGGCCTCCAGCGCGAGGGCTGGGCGCCGCAGGAGGAGGCGCTCCAGCGCTTCGGGTTGCAGGCGCGGCTGGCGGGGCTGGTGCTGGAGCGCGAGCAGGCGATGGACCGGGCGCGCGCGGAGGTGGGGCGGGCGGAGGTGTCCCGGTTGGGGCGCTTCCAGGCGGTGACGGAGGCGTTCGGCCAGACGCTCACGCGCGAGGAGGTGGCCCAGGTGGTGTTGGACTTGGGCCTTCCCGCGGTGGGGGCGGCGGCGGGCATGGTGCATCTGACGGCGGAAGGGGGCTCGGGGTCGGAGCGCTTCGCCTCGGTGGGCCTGACGGAGGGCGTGCTGGAGCCGTTGCGGGCCTTGTCCCGTGGGGGACAGGGGGGCGCGGCGCCGGTGTGGCTGGAGACGCGCGAGGCGGTGCGGGTGCGCTCGGCGAGGCTTTCGGACGCGATGGTGGAGGGGCCGCTGCGGGCGCTGGCGCTGCTTCCGCTGTTCGTGGAGGGGCGGGCGTTCGGCACGCTGGCGTTCGGCTTCGCTCGGGAGACGGGCTTCTCCGCGCTGGAGCGGGCGTCCATCATCGGACTGTCGCGGCAGTGTGGGCAGGCGCTGGAGCGCGCGCGGCTCTACGAGCGGGAGCACACCGCGCGGGTGGAGGCCGAGGCGTTGGGCGCGAGGCTGAGCCTGCTGGCGGACGCGAGCGCGCTCGTGTCCGGCTCGCTGGGGTGGGAGGAGACGGTGTCCGGCGTGGCTCGGCTGGCGCTGGGGCACTTCGCGGACGGGTGCGCGGTGGACTCGTACGAGGACGGGGTGGTGCGGCGGCTGGCGGTGCTGCACGCGGACCCGGAGAAGGCGGAGCGGGTGTTGGAGTTGACCAGCTTCCCGGCGGAGGCGGGGGCGTCCTCGCCGCTGACACGGGTGCTGGCCAGCGGTCAGCCTCGCATGGAGAAGCGCCGCACGCGGATGACGCCCGGCGAGGGGGGCGTGTTGCCGGTGTGGGGGGACAGCACGCTCATCATCACCCCGCTGGTGGCGCGGCAGCGTACGCTGGGGGCGCTCACCTTCGTGCGCGACGCGGAGCGCCCGCCCTTCGGCGTGGAGGACCTGTCGCTGGCGGAGGAGTTGGCGCGGCGCGCGGCGCTGGCCATGGACAACGCGCGGCTGTTCCGCGCGGCGCGCGCCGCGGAGGAGGAGAGCCGCCGCAGCGCCGCGCGGTTGCATGTGCTGGTGCAGGTCAGCCAGCTCATCGCCGAGGCGGGGTTGGACCTGCCCACGGTGCTGGACGTGCTGGCGCGCAAGGTGTCCGAGGCGCTGGGGGGCGGGTGTGTGTTGCAGCTGCTCGCCGAGGACCGGGAGCAGTTGGAGCTGGTGGCGGCGCACCATCCGGACCCGGCGGCGCGTGGGGTGTTGGAGTCGTCGCTGCGGATGAATCCGGCGCGGGTGGGGGAAGGTCTGTCGGGCCGGGTGGTGGCGACGGGGCAGACGCTCTTCGTGCCCCGGCTGAGCGCGGAGGAGCTGCTGGGCGACAGGTCACCGGAGGGGATTACGTTCCTGGAGCACTACGGGCCCCAGAGCCTCATCATCGTCCCCTTGGGCGCGCGGGGGCGGGTGCTGGGCACGCTGGGGGTCATCCGCGAGGCGCGCGGACGTGAGTACACCGCGGAGGAGCGCGCGCTCTTGGAGAGCCTGGCGGCGCGGGCGGCGCTGGCCATCGAGGATGCGCGGCTGTATGGCGCGGCCACCCAGGCGGTGAAGGCTCGCGACGAGCTGTTGTCCGTCGCGGGCCATGAGCTCAAGTCGCCGCTCAACGCGCTCCAGCTCCAGATTCACCTCCTGGCGCGCATGGCGAAGGACGCGATGGCGGCCAGTGGCCTGGCCGAGCGCGCGGAGAAGGCAGCGCGCGCGGGACAGCGCCTGGGGCTGCTCATCGACGACCTGCTGGACGTGTCCCGCATCAGCGCGGGGCGGCTGAGCCTCAACCGGGAGGACGTGGACCTGGCCTCGCTCACCCGGGAGCTGGTGTCGCGCATGTCCGAGGAGCTGGTGCGCGCGGGCAGCGAGGTGCGGCTGTTGGCGGACGCAGAGGTCGTCGGCCGGTGGGACCGGCTGCGGCTGGAGCAGGTGCTGGTGAACCTGCTGTCCAACGCGGCGAAGTATGGCGCGGGCCGCCCGGTGACGGTGCAGGTGGAGCCGCGCGAGGCCGGGGCGGCGCTGCTGGTGCGCGACCAGGGCATCGGCGTGGCGCTGGAGGACCAGGAGCGCATCTTCGAGCGCTTCGAGCGCTCCGAGTCCGCGCAGCACTTCAAGGGCCTGGGCCTGGGCCTCTGGATTACCAAGCGCATCGTCGAGGCCCACGGCGGAAGCATCCGCGTGGAGAGCCAGCCCGGCAAAGGCTCCACCTTCACCGTGGAGCTGCCGCTGTCCGGAGTCCCTCAGGCCTGA